The following are encoded together in the Salvia hispanica cultivar TCC Black 2014 chromosome 6, UniMelb_Shisp_WGS_1.0, whole genome shotgun sequence genome:
- the LOC125193731 gene encoding peroxidase 24-like yields the protein MKMRSFFSITLLLLAFLVAAAGAKKSKPPVKPVGLIPDYYKVTGTCKQAEKLVKQVVQEKVRNDSTLGAKLLRVHYHDCFVKGCDASILLNTVGTNQSEKDARPNLSLGGFEVIDEIKTRIEKVCTQRVSCADILALAARDAVSFPFKKPLWDVLTGRKDGRVSLISNVNGNLPSPFSDFATLQTIFSNKGLDINDLVALSGAHTIGVSHCGAFSRRLYNFTGKGDADPSLDPAYAEFLKKQCPNPASPATVVGMDPNSTLSFDTHYFTAVKKHQGLFQSDAALLTNATSADIVRRFQSRDSFFKQFAKSMLKMGAIDVLLGDAGEIRKDCRFVN from the exons ATGAAAATGAGATCTTTCTTCAGCATTACTCTTCTCCTATTAGCTTTTCTTGTGGCGGCGGCCGGTGCCAAAAAAAGTAAACCTCCCGTCAAGCCGGTCGGTCTAATACCAGACTACTATAAGGTTACCGGTACCTGTAAGCAAGCCGAAAAACTTGTGAAACAAGTTGTACAGGAGAAAGTACGAAATGATTCGACTTTGGGTGCTAAGCTTCTCCGCGTGCATTACCATGACTGTTTCGTTAAA GGCTGTGATGCATCGATACTTTTGAACACTGTGGGAACAAATCAATCCGAAAAAGATGCACGACCAAATCTGTCACTGGGTGGGTTCGAAGTTATTGATGAAATCAAGACTCGAATTGAGAAAGTTTGCACCCAAAGAGTGTCTTGTGCTGATATTCTCGCACTTGCCGCACGTGATGCTGTCTCTTTTCCG TTCAAGAAGCCATTATGGGACGTTCTGACAGGCAGAAAAGATGGTAGGGTTTCCCTAATCTCAAATGTCAACGGCAATTTACCCTCACcattttctgattttgcaACCCTTCAAACCATCTTCTCCAATAAGGGCCTTGACATAAATGATCTCGTCGCATTGTCAG GTGCGCACACGATCGGAGTATCGCACTGCGGCGCATTCTCGCGGCGGCTTTACAACTTCACGGGGAAAGGGGACGCGGACCCGTCGCTGGACCCTGCCTATGCGGAGTTCTTGAAGAAGCAGTGCCCAAACCCGGCGAGTCCAGCGACGGTGGTGGGCATGGACCCCAACAGCACACTCAGCTTCGACACGCACTACTTCACCGCCGTCAAGAAGCACCAGGGGCTTTTCCAGTCCGACGCCGCCCTGCTCACGAACGCCACCTCCGCGGACATTGTGCGCCGGTTCCAGTCGCGGGACTCGTTTTTCAAGCAGTTCGCCAAGTCGATGCTCAAAATGGGCGCCATCGACGTGCTTCTCGGAGATGCCGGGGAGATCAGAAAGGATTGCCGCTTCGTTAATTAA